The following proteins are co-located in the Manihot esculenta cultivar AM560-2 chromosome 9, M.esculenta_v8, whole genome shotgun sequence genome:
- the LOC110622618 gene encoding eukaryotic translation initiation factor 3 subunit E, which translates to MATYDLTPRIAPNLDRHLVFPLLEFLQERQLYPEDQIFKSKIELLSKTNMVDYAMDIHKSLYHTEDVPQDMIERRAEVVARLKALEEGAAPLVAFLQNANAVQELRADKQYNLQMLNDRFQIGPKQIEALYQYAKFQFECGNYSGAADYLYQYRALCTNSERSLSALWGKLAAEILMQNWDIALEELNRLKEIIDSKSFSSPLNQMQSRIWLMHWSLFIFFNHDNGRTQIIDLFNLDKYLNAIQTNAPHLLRYLSTAFIVNKRRRPQFKDFIKVLQQEQQSYKDPITEFLACVYVNYDFDGAQKKMRECEEVILNDPFLGKRVEDSNFSTVPMRDEFLENARLFIFETYCRIHQRINMGVLAEKLNLNYEEAERWIVNLIRNSKLDAKIDSQSGTVIMEPNQPNVYEQLIDHTKAISGRTYKLVGQLLEHAQAQAAR; encoded by the exons ATGGCTACTTACGATCTAACTCCGAGAATTGCACCGAATCTGGACAGGCACCTGGTGTTCCCTCTCTTGGAGTTTCTCCAAGAACGACAGCTATACCCAGAGGATCAGATCTTCAAGTCCAAAATCGAGCTCTTGAGCAAAACTAACATGGTCGATTACGCCATGGATATCCACAAGAGCCTCTACCACACTGAAGACGTCCCTCAAG ATATGATTGAGAGGAGAGCGGAAGTCGTAGCGAGATTGAAGGCCCTAGAGGAGGGGGCGGCCCCTCTTGTGGCGTTTTTGCAGAATGCGAACGCCGTGCAGGAGTTGCGAGCGGACAAACAGTACAATCTTCAGATGCTTAATGACCGCTTCCAG ATTGGTCCAAAGCAGATTGAGGCACTATATCAGTATGCCAAATTTCAGTTTGAATGTGGAAACTACTCTGGTGCAGCTGACTACCTGTATCAATACAGGGCCTTGTGCACTAACAGTGAAAGGAGTCTGAGTGCACTGTGGGGGAAGTTGGCAGCTGAGATATTGATGCAAAACTGGGATATTGCTCTTGAAGAACTTAATAGGTTGAAAGAAATAATTGATTCAAAG AGTTTCTCGTCACCATTGAATCAGATGCAAAGTCGAATATGGTTGATGCATTGGagtcttttcatctttttcaaTCATGACAATGGAAGAACACAGATTATTGATTTGTTTAATCTGGACAA GTATCTCAATGCCATTCAAACCAATGCTCCCCATCTTTTGAGGTACCTATCAACTGCATTTATTGTCAACAAAAGGAGACGACCCCAATTCAAAGACTTTATAAAAGTGCTACAGCAAGAGCAGCAATCATATAAAGATCCCATCACAGAGTTTTTAGCATGTGTGTACGTTAATTATGATTTTGATGGGGCACAAAAGAAGATGAGAGAGTGTGAAGAG GTGATTTTAAATGATCCATTCCTTGGAAAACGAGTTGAAGACAGCAACTTTTCTACTGTGCCTATGAGAGATGAGTTCCTTGAAAATGCTCGCCTATTTATCTTTGAGACTTATTGCCGTATACATCAACGTATTAACATGGG AGTCCTTGCTGAGAAATTGAACCTGAATTATGAGGAGGCTGAGAGATGGATTGTAAATCTTATTAGAAACTCAAAGCTTGACGCAAAGATTGATTCGCAATCAGGAACTGTTATCATGGAGCCTAATCAGCCCAATGT GTATGAACAGTTGATAGATCACACCAAGGCAATATCGGGGCGTACTTACAAGTTAGTCGGTCAACTTTTAGAACATGCACAGGCACAAGCTGCACGATGA
- the LOC110623630 gene encoding alpha carbonic anhydrase 4 produces the protein MKKSSSLNLLLLAFLTVFFSSLFPISIAFDSETDNELAFTYNEGTGKGPKKWGLINKKWEACNNGKMQSPINILKDEVEVLPSLGKLKRDYKAAPATVQNRGHDITVRWKEDAGKIKINGTVFKLVQCHWHSPSEHIINGSRYEVELHMVHLSSEGGKAVVGILYKYGTPDSFLSKILHHIKSVGKEERDLGMVNPGEIKFGSRKYFRYIGSLTVPPCTEGVIWTIGKKVRTASREQVKALRDAVHDGFKANARPIQPLDGRSIYLYSHHKI, from the exons ATGAAGAAGAGCTCCAGCCTCAACCTTCTCCTTCTTGCTTTTCTCACTGTCTTCTTTAGTTCTCTCTTCCCCATTTCCATTGCTTTTGATTCCGAAACTG ATAATGAATTAGCATTCACATACAATGAAGGAACAGGCAAAGGACCAAAGAAATGGGGTCTTATAAACAAGAAATGGGAAGCATGTAATAATGGAAAAATGCAATCACCCATCAATATTCTTAAGGATGAAGTTGAAGTTTTGCCAAGTTTAGGAAAATTAAAAAGGGACTATAAAGCAGCTCCTGCTACTGTGCAAAATAGGGGACATGATATCACT GTGAGATGGAAAGAAGATGCAGGGAAAATTAAGATCAATGGGACTGTTTTCAAACTAGTCCAGTGTCATTGGCACTCACCATCTGAACACATCATTAATGGTTCAag ATATGAGGTAGAGCTTCACATGGTTCATTTAAGCTCTGAAGGAGGGAAAGCTGTGGTGGGAATACTTTACAAATATGGGACGCCTGATTCCTTCCTTTCAAAG ATACTTCATCACATAAAATCAGTGGGGAAGGAAGAGAGAGATTTGGGGATGGTTAATCCAGGAGAAATTAAATTTGGGAGCAGAAAATATTTTAGGTATATTGGTTCTCTTACAGTACCTCCTTGCACGGAAGGAGTGATTTGGACAATTGGCAAGaag GTAAGAACTGCTTCAAGGGAGCAAGTTAAAGCACTAAGAGATGCTGTTCATGAT GGCTTTAAGGCAAATGCAAGGCCAATTCAGCCATTAGATGGTAGATCAATTTACTTGTACTCTCACCACAAGATCTGA
- the LOC110621996 gene encoding protein EARLY RESPONSIVE TO DEHYDRATION 15 — protein sequence MALVSGGRSTLNPDAPLFVPAAYRQVEDFSPEWWQLVTTSTWYRDYWLSQHQDEEGFYDNAEDDAGFDGSTDVANLLPDAFEFDAGEDFSSFEVQFQEFVESYDTEVENKSPPSNGMLQNGFQMEAEAPKRDVSLLKTLEETVPAAINVNPN from the exons ATGGCACTAGTTTCCGGTGGAAGGTCGACATTAAACCCTGATGCCCCTCTCTTTGTCCCTGCTGCCTATCGCCAAGTGGAGGATTTCTCCCCGGAATGGTGGCAACTGGTCACAACTTCTACGTGGTACAGGGATTACTGGCTGAGCCAACATCAGGATGAGGAAGGCTTCTATGACAATGCAGAGGATGATGCCGGCTTTGATGGCAGTACTGATGTAGCTAATTTACTGCCAGATGCATTTGAATTTGATGCTGGTGAAGATTTCTCTAGTTTCGAAGTTCAATTTCAGGAGTTTGTGGAATCTTATGACACTGAAGTAGAAAACAAATCACCTCCTTCCAATGGGATGCTACAAAATG GATTTCAGATGGAAGCCGAAGCACCCAAAAGGGACGTAAGCTTGTTGAAAACTTTGGAGGAAACAGTTCCAGCAGCCATAAATGTTAATCCAAATTGA
- the LOC110622652 gene encoding putative disease resistance protein RGA3, with the protein MAMKHYYKLDFSIFELQKIKENLEVIKPVLLDAEQQLSQNPWVEIWLENLKQVLYDAEDVVDDFEYEALRRKVTRKVRRFFSSPNPLAFHFKTGHKVKKIRERIDKIAALKSKFGLTERIFHRHVIHKKREMTHSFIDASNVIGREEAKFTIIEMLLQFVDGENVISIIPIVGVGDVLELDKVIIEILKYACLGQKYVDMDIDQPQRTLRETLNGRKYLMILDNDYELIDIDLVYLWMANGLVQSSNENQEFEDVGLRYFEVLCSRCFFLDFSEYGGNVRCKMHELIHDLALSITQNEYSMFIGSTQQFAKSLRHVSFPYPESLSKVVPKSLQNLDCMRTICCINERGDGISSEVFSRTCFSRFQYLRVYHQKTT; encoded by the exons ATGGCGATGAAACATTATTATAAGCTTGATTTTAGCATCTT TGAGCTTCAAAAGATTAAAGAGAATTTGGAAGTCATCAAACCCGTGCTTTTGGATGCAGAGCAGCAGCTGTCGCAAAATCCTTGGGTAGAGATTTGGCTGGAGAATCTCAAACAAGTCCTATACGATGCAGAAGATGTAGTGGATGATTTTGAATATGAAGCCTTGAGAAGGAAAGTGACTCGGAAGGTACGCCGATTCTTTTCTAGCCCTAATCCACTCGCATTCCACTTTAAAACGGGACACAAAGTAAAGAAAATTAGGGAGAGGATAGATAAAATCGCAGCTCTTAAGTCTAAGTTTGGTCTGACTGAGCGGATTTTTCATAGACATGTGATTCATAAGAAGAGGGAGATGACCCACTCCTTCATAGATGCTTCTAATGTCATTGGGAGGGAAGAAGCTAAATTTACCATCATTGAAATGTTGTTGCAATTTGTTGATGGTGAAAATGTTATTTCCATTATTCCAATTGTTGGAGTTGGAG ATGTCCTTGAATTAGATAAGGTGATTATTGAAATTCTCAAATATGCATGTCTTGGTCAGAAATATGTAGATATGGATATAGACCAACCACAGAGAACTTTGCGAGAGACTTTAAATGGAAGGAAATATTTGATGATCCTAGATAAT GATTATGAGTTAATAGACATTGATTTGGTATATTTATGGATGGCAAATGGACTTGTTCAATCTTCCAATGAGAATCAAGAGTTTGAAGATGTTGGCTTGCGCTATTTTGAAGTGTTGTGTTCTAGGTGTTTCTTCCTGGATTTTTCTGAATATGGTGGTAACGTTAGATGCAAAATGCATGAACTAATACATGATCTAGCATTATCCATCACACAGAATGAATACTCAATGTTTATCGGCAGCACTCAACAATTTGCCAAGAGTCTTCGACATGTATCTTTTCCTTATCCTGAATCACTTTCCAAAGTTGTTCCTAAATCCTTACAAAACTTGGATTGCATGCGAACCATTTGTTGTATAAATGAAAGAGGAGATGGAATAAGTAGTGAAGTGTTCAGTAGGACATGTTTCTCAAGATTTCAGTACTTGAGAGTCTACCATCAAAAGACTACCTAA
- the LOC110622619 gene encoding eukaryotic translation initiation factor 3 subunit E, with protein sequence MATYDLTPRIAPNLDRHLVFPLLEFLQERQLYPEDQIFKSKIELLSKTNMVDYAMDIHKSLYHTEDVPQDMIERRAEVVARLKALEEGAAPLVAFLQNANAVQELRADKQYNLQMLNDRFQIGPKQIEALYQYAKFQFECGNYSGAADYLYQYRALCTNSERSLSALWGKLAAEILMQNWDIALEELNRLKEIIDSKSFSSPLNQMQSRIWLMHWSLFIFFNHDNGRTQIIDLFNQDKYLNAIQTNAPHLLRYLSTAFIVNKRRRPQFKDFIKVLQQEQQSYKDPITEFLACVYVNYDFDGAQKKMRECEEVILNDPFLGKRVEDSNFSTVPMRDEFLENARLFIFETYCRIHQRINMGVLAEKLNLNYEEAERWIANLIRNSKLDAKIDSQSGTVIMEPNQPNVYEQLIDHTKAISGRTYKLVGQLLEHAQAQAAR encoded by the exons ATGGCTACTTACGATCTAACTCCGAGAATTGCACCGAATCTGGACAGGCACCTGGTATTCCCTCTCTTGGAGTTTCTCCAAGAACGACAGCTATACCCAGAGGATCAGATCTTCAAGTCCAAAATCGAGCTCTTGAGCAAAACTAACATGGTCGATTACGCCATGGATATCCACAAGAGCCTCTACCACACTGAAGACGTCCCTCAAG ATATGATTGAGAGGAGAGCGGAAGTGGTAGCGAGATTGAAGGCCCTAGAGGAGGGGGCGGCCCCTCTTGTGGCGTTTTTGCAGAATGCGAACGCTGTGCAGGAGTTGCGAGCGGACAAACAGTACAATCTTCAGATGCTTAATGACCGCTTCCag ATTGGTCCAAAGCAGATTGAGGCACTATATCAGTATGCCAAATTTCAGTTTGAATGTGGAAACTACTCTGGTGCAGCTGACTACCTGTATCAGTACAGGGCCTTGTGCACTAACAGTGAAAGGAGTCTGAGTGCACTGTGGGGGAAGTTGGCAGCTGAGATATTGATGCAAAACTGGGATATTGCTCTTGAAGAACTTAATAGGTTGAAAGAAATAATTGATTCAAAG AGTTTCTCGTCACCATTGAATCAGATGCAAAGTCGAATATGGTTGATGCATTGGagtcttttcatctttttcaaTCATGACAATGGAAGAACACAGATTATTGATTTGTTTAATCAGGACAA GTATCTCAATGCCATTCAAACCAATGCTCCCCATCTTTTGAGGTACCTATCGACTGCATTCATTGTCAACAAAAGGAGACGACCACAATTCAAAGACTTTATAAAAGTGCTTCAGCAAGAGCAGCAATCATATAAAGATCCCATCACAGAGTTTTTAGCATGTGTGTACGTTAATTATGATTTTGATGGGGCACAAAAGAAGATGAGAGAGTGTGAGGAG GTGATTTTAAATGATCCATTCCTTGGAAAACGAGTTGAAGACAGCAACTTTTCTACTGTGCCTATGAGAGATGAGTTCCTTGAAAATGCTCGCCTATTTATCTTTGAGACTTATTGCCGTATACATCAACGTATTAACATGGG AGTCCTTGCTGAGAAATTGAACCTGAATTATGAGGAGGCTGAGAGATGGATTGCAAATCTTATTAGAAACTCAAAGCTTGATGCTAAGATTGATTCGCAATCAGGAACTGTTATCATGGAGCCTAATCAGCCCAATGT GTATGAACAGTTGATAGATCACACCAAGGCAATATCGGGGCGTACTTACAAGTTAGTCGGTCAACTTTTAGAACATGCACAGGCACAAGCTGCGCGATGA